CATCGCAATGATGCCAGGCACAGACTTTTAGCTAGACGAGTCGACCCTATTCGGGGTCACGGAGTTCTTTCCTTGCTTATGCGCGAAACCCCCGTATTCATCGATGGCCCGGTGGGCCAATTGGAAGCCTTGTACCTGGACAGCGAGGCCCCCCGTGGCCTGGCGCTGATCTGCCACCCGAACCCGGTGCAGGGCGGGACCATGCTCAACAAAGTGGTTTCGACCCTGCAGCGCACCGCCCGCGATGCCGGCCTGGTTACGTTGCGTTTCAATTATCGCGGCGTCGGCGCCAGCGCCGGCAGCCATGACATGGGCACCGGCGAAGTGGACGACGCCCAGGCCGCAGCCGCCTGGCTGCTGGAAAAACACCCGGGCCTGCCCCTGACCCTGTTCGGTTTCTCCTTTGGCGGCTTCGTTGCCGCAACCCTGGGCGGGCGCCTGGAAGCCCAGGGCCAACCGCTCAAGCACCTGTTCATGGTGGCACCGGCGGTGATGCGCCTGGATGAGCAATCGCCCTTGCCGACAGATGGTGAGCTGACCGTGATCCAGCCGGAAACCGACGAAGTGGTCGATCCGCAACTGGTCTACGCATGGTCCGACGCGCTCCAACGCCCCCATGAGCTGCTGAAAGTGGCAGAATGCGGACACTTTTTTCATGGCAAGCTGACCGATCTCAAGGATCTGCTCCTGCCGCGCCTCTCGAATTGACAGCAGTCTGACAAGCGATAACCCATGACGACGCGTACCCGTATCCTGACCGGCATCACCACCACCGGCACCCCGCACCTGGGCAACTATGCCGGCGCCATCCGTCCGGCGATCCTCGCCAGCCGCGACAGCAACGCCGATTCGTTCTACTTCCTGGCCGACTACCACGCCCTGATCAAATGCGATGACCCGCTGCGCATCCAGCGTTCGCGCCTGGAAATCGCTGCGACCTGGTTGGCCGGTGGCCTGGACGTGGACCGCGTGACGTTCTATCGCCAGTCCGACATTCCTGAAATCCCGGAGCTGACCTGGCTGCTGACCTGCGTCGCCGCCAAGGGCCTGCTCAACCGCGCCCACGCCTACAAGGCGTCGGTGGACAAGAACGTCGAGGCCGGCGAAGACCCGGACGCCGGCATCACCATGGGGCTGTACAGCTACCCGGTGTTGATGGCGGCCGACATCCTGATGTTCAACGCCCACAAGGTGCCGGTCGGTCGCGACCAGATCCAGCACGTGGAAATGGCCCGTGACATTGGCCAGCGCTTCAACCACCTGTTCGGCCAGGGCAAGGAGTTCTTCACCATGCCCGAGGCGCTGATCGAGGAGAGCGTCGCCACGCTGCCGGGCCTCGATGGTCGCAAAATGTCCAAGAGCTACGACAACACCATCCCGTTGTTCAGCAGCGCCAAGGACATGAAGGACGCGATCTCGCGAATCGTCACCGACTCCCGCGCCCCGGGCGAGGCCAAGGACCCGGACAACTCGCACCTGTTCACCCTGTTCCAAGCCTTCTCCACTCCAGCGCAGTCCGCCGAATTCCGCAG
This genomic interval from Pseudomonas alvandae contains the following:
- a CDS encoding alpha/beta hydrolase, with amino-acid sequence MRETPVFIDGPVGQLEALYLDSEAPRGLALICHPNPVQGGTMLNKVVSTLQRTARDAGLVTLRFNYRGVGASAGSHDMGTGEVDDAQAAAAWLLEKHPGLPLTLFGFSFGGFVAATLGGRLEAQGQPLKHLFMVAPAVMRLDEQSPLPTDGELTVIQPETDEVVDPQLVYAWSDALQRPHELLKVAECGHFFHGKLTDLKDLLLPRLSN
- a CDS encoding tryptophan--tRNA ligase translates to MTTRTRILTGITTTGTPHLGNYAGAIRPAILASRDSNADSFYFLADYHALIKCDDPLRIQRSRLEIAATWLAGGLDVDRVTFYRQSDIPEIPELTWLLTCVAAKGLLNRAHAYKASVDKNVEAGEDPDAGITMGLYSYPVLMAADILMFNAHKVPVGRDQIQHVEMARDIGQRFNHLFGQGKEFFTMPEALIEESVATLPGLDGRKMSKSYDNTIPLFSSAKDMKDAISRIVTDSRAPGEAKDPDNSHLFTLFQAFSTPAQSAEFRSELLQGLGWGEAKNRLFQLLDDQLGEARERYHQFIERPSDLEDILQLGAKKARAVATPFLNELREAVGLRSFVSQVQVTTQTKKKAAKAARFVSFRDEDGSFRFRLLSAEGEQLLLSNNFADGKTAGQVTKQLQSGQPLDVRSDDLGFSVWLDGACVAQSPAFADSAARDAAIDALRVALTPAQD